The genomic window AGACGTAGCTGCGTGACGTGTAACGCCGACTAGTCAATTGCGCTTCTCCCCGTTCTGAGACACCATAGGCACATGGAAGAATTACCCGTCCGCCTGCCGATCAAGCTCAGCCAGTTCCTCAAGCTCTCTCAGCTCGCAGAGACTGGCGGTCACGCAACCGAGCTCATCACAGCAGGCGAAGTGTTCGTCAACGGACGCCGCGAAGCTAGGCGCGCCCACAAGCTTGGTGACGGAGACGTCGTCGCGGTGGGCGGCTGCGAGGTCAGGGTTACCAGAGCTTAGAGCACGCAGTCACGGCCGAGTAAGACCTTCAGATCCGTGTACAGAGACGGCTCTGGGGCCACCCAATACTCGTTAGCGAGCTCAACCACCACCGTTGCGTCTTTGGCCGCACATTTGACGTGGAGACGCACCGGAGACTGGCCAGGATATCG from Trueperella pyogenes includes these protein-coding regions:
- a CDS encoding RNA-binding S4 domain-containing protein, coding for MEELPVRLPIKLSQFLKLSQLAETGGHATELITAGEVFVNGRREARRAHKLGDGDVVAVGGCEVRVTRA